The stretch of DNA TGGTACGCATTACTCCATAAATGATCCATGGTTGTCGACCAACTTCAGTAACAGTCCAACCAGCTTCAAGGGCAATAAATCCTAATGGTGTCAAAAGCACAAATAGTTTAAAAAACCAACCAGATTGTAGCCATTGCTTTTTCCGGTAGTGTGCAAACAAATACATGATGCCAGCTACCATTAACAACATACCGCAGCCAACCATTATTTGAAATGCATAATGAGTGATTGCAACAGGAGGATGTTGGTCTTCCGGAATTTTATCCAACCCGGTTACCGGAGCATTAAAATCGCCATGAGCCAAAAAGCTTAATGCGCCAGGAATTTTTACGGCATAATCCACTTTCTTCTCTTTTTCATTAGGAATTCCACCGATTATCAAGGCGGCTCTTTCTTCCGTGTGAAAGTGAGCCTCCATGGCAGCCAATTTAGCCGGCTGTCGCACCGCAATGTCTTTGGCTGATATATCGCCACTCAAAGGTTGTAGAATAGCGCTAATGGCTCCAAATGAGGCTGCAATTTTAAATGCCTTCCAATGGAATAACACATTCTTTTTGCGAATGATCATAAAAGCGTGAATACCCGCAACAGCAAAACTGGTAGAAACGAAAGCAGCAATCAACATATGAAGAGCCTGAGAAAACCAGGCATCATTAAACATGGCTTTAATGGGATCAATGTTCAGGTATTGACCATTTATATAGTCAAATCCGGCCGGACTATTCATCCATGCATTAGCCGCCACTACTAAAATACCCGATGCTAAACCAGTAATACCCACTGTTAACCCGGTAAACCAATGGAACCAGGGTTTAAACTTATTCCATCCGTATAAATAAAACCCTAATGCAATGGCCTCAATGAAGAATGCCGTACCTTCTAACGAAAAGGGCATTCCGAAAATCGGACCTGCATGCTTCATGAACTCGGGCCATAACAACCCTAACTCAAATGAAAGCATGGTGCCTGAAACTGCTCCCGTTACAAAAAAAATTGCAACTCCTTTACTCCATGCTTTTGTTAAATTTTTATATTGAAGATCACCCGTTTTTATCCATTTATAGTGAGAAATGGCCATAAAAAAAGGCATTGCCATGCCTATACAAGAAAAAATGATATGAAAGCCTAAAGATAAGGCCATTTGCGAACGGGCAGCTAACAGATTATCCATACTGTCAAATTTATTAAATGAATAGCTGAAATCGGAAATATTCCTGTAACAATGCACTTCCGATACTTTACTAAGCTGTAAACGAGCACAATTGTTTTCAATATCATTTTTTTAAAAGGAATATTATTTTAAATTTATATCCAAAATGCCAATCACCTATTATTAAAATAATTGTTCATTTTTTTAAATTTTTACGCTTATGAACGGCACAAAACAAGCAACCGATTTACATGATGAAATCGCAGAGTGGAAAAATATGGTAAGTTTGGTTCGTGATGAATTAAAAGGATTTAACAATAGTCTTCAAGAAGTTGCGAAAAAGAGCACTTCAAATGATGTTAAGCCTTTCATTGAACATTTTCAGAACCAATTTATCAGACAAAATGAGGTTTCCGATGAGCTTTTTCATGATTTAAAGCAAGTTGATAAAGCAGTCAAATTAAAAGCTGAAGGGGTAGAAGAAAGTGAAGTTGACCACCTGATTGAAAATGACCAGGCTGCATTAAGAGACAGAACGGATTCCTACCAGCGAATTTTTAACGAATTAAAATCGGAGTATAATAACTTCTTAACGAAGCACAAAAATTAAAAATCAATTTATCAATGAAAGAATCGTCTGTAGCCAATAGCTACAGACGATTCTTTTTTATTGCCTGTTGCTATTTATTTACAGTTTTTTAACGGATGATTTATATTCATCCCAATTCATTCTTTGATAAAAATTATCGCCGAAATAATTAAGGATAGGAATAAATTCATCCGGATTTACAAAACCTGGTACTTTGGTCAGACTTTGTAATTTTTCATCCAGAAAAACAGTATGTGGATAAGATAATTGTCCGCCCAATAAAGCTACTGCGATTTCATTGCATCTGTACTCCGGACGGTAATTATAGGTAGTGCCCATAAATGTAATCGCATCTTTATTTTCCGCATTCAGTTTTACTGCATAATAGTTTTTATTGATGATACTTACTACATTGGGATTGGCATAGGTCTTTTTGTCCATCGTTTTACACCACCCACACCAATCTGTATAAACATCAATTAAGAGTTTTTTAGGCGTTTTTTTCATTAAAATTTCAGCTTGTTCGATGTTTAACCATCTAATTTCATCGTTAGATTGACTGTAACAAAAATTAAACATTCCCAAAAAAATGCATACAAGACCCGTTAAAGCCGTTTTTTTAATAATCATATGTGTGGTGTTAATTTTTTTTCAAAAATATTTTAATAACCTATTAAATCTTCCTACTTTTGTAGTGCCCACCCAGGGCATGTTTTTCATAGGTAGATGTGGGGTCGATTAAGAGATTAA from Solitalea canadensis DSM 3403 encodes:
- a CDS encoding thioredoxin family protein, whose protein sequence is MIIKKTALTGLVCIFLGMFNFCYSQSNDEIRWLNIEQAEILMKKTPKKLLIDVYTDWCGWCKTMDKKTYANPNVVSIINKNYYAVKLNAENKDAITFMGTTYNYRPEYRCNEIAVALLGGQLSYPHTVFLDEKLQSLTKVPGFVNPDEFIPILNYFGDNFYQRMNWDEYKSSVKKL
- a CDS encoding cytochrome ubiquinol oxidase subunit I, with protein sequence MDNLLAARSQMALSLGFHIIFSCIGMAMPFFMAISHYKWIKTGDLQYKNLTKAWSKGVAIFFVTGAVSGTMLSFELGLLWPEFMKHAGPIFGMPFSLEGTAFFIEAIALGFYLYGWNKFKPWFHWFTGLTVGITGLASGILVVAANAWMNSPAGFDYINGQYLNIDPIKAMFNDAWFSQALHMLIAAFVSTSFAVAGIHAFMIIRKKNVLFHWKAFKIAASFGAISAILQPLSGDISAKDIAVRQPAKLAAMEAHFHTEERAALIIGGIPNEKEKKVDYAVKIPGALSFLAHGDFNAPVTGLDKIPEDQHPPVAITHYAFQIMVGCGMLLMVAGIMYLFAHYRKKQWLQSGWFFKLFVLLTPLGFIALEAGWTVTEVGRQPWIIYGVMRTSEAVTPMPGIQYSFYLYTIVYLSLSFAVSFLLYRQIKSIPAKYDTDQVESSFTIK